The genomic stretch GTCCTGAGGGGCGGCCATTCTGAGTCAGGAATTGGGTGACGACGGTGAACTTCTTCCTGGTGTCGACAGCGAGACCGGGGCCGTAGAAGTTGGGGTGTCCTTGGTGGAAGGCGTTGAAGGCACAGCCATTGCCGTCGCATTGGCCTTGGCATCCTGCGCCGGAGCAGGTGTATGGTCCGTTAGACATACAACCGTGAGTGGTGAATGCGTTGGAGATCCTGTTGGCCTCCCAGATATCCATCTCATTGCAGCAGATACCATTGTTGGCCATGTTAGCCTATTACAATACATGTGTTAGTTTCAACCATTGATGGGATGTACAAAGATAGCACTGACAGTTCCATTAAAGAAGTTGTCTCCAGATGGACATTGGGCGTCACAGTATCCAGTACCGAACTTAGCGCCGGCCTTGTTTGAAGGTGCGTTTCCACCGTGTGCTTCCATCTCACTGAAGTATAATGCGGCGTTCATACCGCAAGCGACCTGGCTAAGATCAACGTCGAATGCAAACTCCTGTTGGTTGAGCTTGAACATTTGGTATGTTTTCTGATCGGGAGCGAGAAGGTAGATACGAGGGCCAGAATTGGTGACGGTGTTCAAGGTAAGTGTCACTGCATTACCGCTGGTGAAGACACCGGAGGAAGAGTAGTCGACACCTTCCACGGCACAGTTTTCGGCGCAGGTGAGGGGGTCAGGGCAGATCGTTGGATCCCAGTCGTTACCGTTGCGGCAGTTGGTGTATCCGCCAACATTGTGAGTCCACCTCCAGTTTGCATCGAGGGTGAGCGAGCCGTTAACCTTGCGGCATAAACCGGGGAGTGTACACTCTTCCCAGAGAAGGGGTGGGTTGACCTCCGCTGTGTTGGTGCCGATCTGTTGGGCGGTTACAGCCACGAGCACCGAAGAAAGGGCTACGAGAGAGCGTAGAGCTGTAAACATTTTGGTTTTGAGCGCAAGCTTGGAGGAACGActccaccaccaacacaCCTTTTATATTGCGACGAAATATTCACGTATCTCAGCAGACGGATAATGTCCGCCAGTTCCAGGTCATAATTTTGTGTTTATGATGTTGACTGcctctatttttatcagcGTTATGAAATTCATCCGGGGAGGAGGTGGTTAATGCTCACCTGGTTGTTTGTTAGAAGTTAAATTTCAGGCTGCTCGAGATTGCCAACGCAGGTCGACGCGCATAAGGGACGATTTGCTATAAATAACCTAGAGATTTTCCGAGGAAAATCACCTAGAGGTATTCACACTTTATGCTACTTTACCgagttttgttttttcaCAGGACCTGTAAAGTCTAACATGAATCACCGAACATGCTGCGACGACGTCCCCGACAGCATTTTGAGCCTGCGCGGTTGCTTCCCGAGAACGCTCCGAGTTACGACCGGATACAATGGATGTTTGGTCTTCGACGTGGACACCACCATGTTCAGGTCAGGTTTTAGGGCGGAAATCGATGCGCTCTTGAGGTTTGCGGCTGAGAAATGGGGCAGAAGGATTGCTGAGCCATTTTGCCATCGTCGTGGTTCGAAGCCAAGATTTTTAAGTACCACGTGCTTGAGTAACAAGTTACAACATCGCGTCAACAAGCGAACAAACGCGTGCAAACTCAAAACAAACCATTATCCTACTCTTCAGCAACTCCCGTTACCCTTCCTCCATCCATAATGTTTAGCAACCTGCCCGAGTTCTCCCATGAATTTGAGTCACCGCCCCCATTGCACGATTTACCGAGGATAATGCCCTTCTTCTTTGTACCGCCCTTGGAAAATAAACCACAAAACCCCATAATGGAACACCTCGACTTGGAGCGGTTGAACTCGAACTTACCTCACCGGAACCTACAACCAAAACTGCCGCTTCCGGAAGAACTCGCATCGCTGATTTTGGACGACAACAGAATTAGAACAGAGGACAATTCATTCAGGCGGGTAGAGGAGTTATGGCGGGCTGCAGCTATAAGGAAACTTGGAGTTAAGGTATGATATTTCATTTGGAATAGGTTTAGTGACGCTTGAATGGATGATTTATGCGATAGAATGGACTGCTTTCATGGGATCGACTGCGCCAAAGTCATTCCACTCGGGCATCCCCCACCCCATTTCTGTCTGAACAAAGCAATGATGTATCTTCGTCAGTGAGATTCCAGTGAGTCCATTTAATCTCCTGTCAATTGTTATCTCATTATTATTAGTATTCAGCCTAAGCTATACAACCCCGCTGAAAACACGATACATGTGACGCAAAAAGAGTTACTCCTGAACTTGAAAATGACTGTTCTTGGGATTTCATCTCAATATCACATCTGGGAACCAACAACGGAGCGGTTCGTTCAgattggaggaggaggcagTGACGAAGATAGGAAAAGAGATTTCGTGCTTATTGATGGAGAGGATGAAGTCGTTAGCCATAGGTGAGTGAAATTTAACTCCTTGCAATAACAACAAATGTAATTTCTTTGTTGTGACAAAGCTTTATCAAAGGATTTTTGAAAATAGGTACGCTTTTACGTCGGCTAGAGACTTTCTTGTCCACGCTACGCTCAAGGTATTCagctttttcttcttttttccgCTATACATAATTCACTGAATTTCGCAATCTGATTTGTAGGTCCGCGAAGGAGGGCCCTACAATACATTCTCTATCCCATTCACTCTCCACCATACTTGACTACCTCCGGGAAGTTCTTTCTAGATGTCAACCCAGCAATGATCAGATTATGGCCGACAATAAAATCTATCCGTTGTTGAATATTTGGAGTCACTATGAAATTTACGAAGAAATATTACATGCGCTATCGCAGCTTTTTGGCAGAGTAAGCGCATCCATTTTACTCTACACAAATTATAACGCATTGATGTTCATGGTTTGTTAGAATTACCAGCTCGCTCCGAAGGATTACCCTCCCTTTAATTTGGATCCTGTACCGCTACTATCGCACATATATGATCACGTCAACCAACACTTCGAGCGTCAATCATCTAGCCTTATTCGTGCCATATTAAGCTATATGCTGACAATTACATCTCAAGAGTACCTACAAGAGGTCGCACGCTCAGTTGGTTTTGGCGGTCGACTCCCTGAAAGTAGGTTAAAATCGGCAAGGAAACTCAAGGATGACCATAACTTCGAATTggacgacgatgacaatgacgaagaagaggatatttTCGACCTCCTTGATAAGATCGAAACATCGTTCCCGAATTTTTTTCCCCAACGAATGCTCAATTTGTTACCTGCATCTCAGAAGTCTCTCGTCCTTCTGCAAATCGCGAAGCCCGATCATTTTTTATTGACATCATCTGCGAAAGCCTTCTCCGTCCGATGGTTCT from Psilocybe cubensis strain MGC-MH-2018 chromosome 2, whole genome shotgun sequence encodes the following:
- a CDS encoding putative 1,4-beta-D-glucan cellobiohydrolase B is translated as MFTALRSLVALSSVLVAVTAQQIGTNTAEVNPPLLWEECTLPGLCRKVNGSLTLDANWRWTHNVGGYTNCRNGNDWDPTICPDPLTCAENCAVEGVDYSSSGVFTSGNAVTLTLNTVTNSGPRIYLLAPDQKTYQMFKLNQQEFAFDVDLSQVACGMNAALYFSEMEAHGGNAPSNKAGAKFGTGYCDAQCPSGDNFFNGTANMANNGICCNEMDIWEANRISNAFTTHGCMSNGPYTCSGAGCQGQCDGNGCAFNAFHQGHPNFYGPGLAVDTRKKFTVVTQFLTQNGRPSGPLSEIRRLYVQNGRVIQTPPTNVTGMPPFNSVSTQYCDAQRKIMGASNLFDETGGMKPLSKAFDTGMVLVFSLWDDPSGGMTWLDGPGAGSCPGGLDTSGGPSVNVTFSNIKFGSIGSTFQPFLL